The Pseudoliparis swirei isolate HS2019 ecotype Mariana Trench chromosome 17, NWPU_hadal_v1, whole genome shotgun sequence sequence gggcaaAGGGACCTTGAGGTACAAAAAATGGGATGGCGGACACTGACGCAGGACTAGGGGTTAGCTGTGATGTTACTgatggagcattcatggctagtTCAGAGGCAGTGAAGAAGTGTGCTGGCACAACGGCTGCTGAGGCAGGGCGCTGGCTCATCTTTGTGACAGAAGGTTTGAACATCACAGGCGCCGTTGCAGCTCGAACGCTGATGAATCCAGGAGTGAAAGGACGTGCCGTTCTGTTGAGAACATTACTAGCAGGTGGTTCAGGTCTTGGTGTTTCAGCTGGTGGTGCAGGTCGGGTCAGAACAGTGACTGAGGACGTAGCTGGTTTGGGCGCCACAGGTGGAGTTGACATCATCATGCTACTACTAACTGCAGAGTAGGATAGATCCCCGTTAGACATTCCATAGGCTGTAACTGGAGCCTGAGACAGCTCTTGCTGAGGTGGTATCATCTGCTGAGGCTGTGGGTTTGGCTGCCACTCTGGATGCAACTGGTACATTTGGGCCTGGACTTGAGCCTGTGGTTGTGCCCCCTCAACTTTCTTGGCATGCTCAGCAGCCCTCTTTCTCTGCTGCTCAAACAACTGGGCTCCCTTGCCTGTGGTGTTACTCAACCCTGGGCTTGGAGCATCCTCTGCCCCATCCCCACGACCTTCATTGCCTGCAGTTGCCCTCTTCTCAAGCCTCTCCAAGTAGTCACTATCCCAAGTTGCATCAGGAACAGAAGAGAAGCCATCCTCGTCAAACTCTGATTCGCTGCCAGGGAATACCCCATCCTCCTCTTGGGAGTCCTGACACCTACCCTCATCCACACTACCAAAACTGGTGAGAGTGTACTTCTTGGAGCGCTGCCGCCTCTTCTTGAACATCAGCACCCCTTTGGAGTGAGGGTTGGGAGCATCAGTCAGTAGCGATGCAATTGTCCGACACTTGCTTTTGGCCTCTTTTACGTTCTTGTCTTGCACCGTATCCCCTCGGTTCAGTTCTGCAGGGTATAAAAGCCATCGCTATTAGCAACAGTTGCACGATAACATAACATACTGTAGTGAGGTAAGACAAACATGCACATCTAAACCTTTACTGACCACCATGCCTTCAACAGGCATCCATCTCATAACTTCCGGGAAAATTCCAGGCAAGCTTTGAGCTTCTCACATTAGCTGGGATGAAGGATACATTCACACATTGTTAGTCTGACATCGAACTGAACTAGAAATATCTACAAGCTAGTGGAAAGTTGTATGATGTAGGTGACTGAAAGGAGAAGTTCAGAGGGTTGCCGAAACGTATCGTGAAACTTGTTATGGTATTAACAAGATTAACATGAACTGACACACGAAGGGAGTTCTTAATAATATGACTAGGATAGGGTTCCTACGTAGTACATGAGATCAAAACAGCCCAGTTCTGTCCTTTTCCTGGGCCGATTATTTATGATGGACAGGATAACAATTTGTAAGAAGGTATTCTTATTTGGTGTCAGTGTTCTGTAAATAGTCAGACTTTTTGTTTGTGAATACCAAAAACAGTAAGACATGCCTGGTTGGGTTTTTCATAGTGGATCAAACATCAATGGACAGcaatagaaacacagagagagagagagagagagagagagagagaaatgtgtcaaaaataaatccgaaacagacctccagagagagaggtgtgcagGCAGGGAAAATGAGAATATCCCTGCTTTGCAACTTGACACCTCAAAGCAGCTGTAGATGCTTTTCAGTGATCCCAGAATGATCACTTGGGTTTTCATACACACCACTGGAGGTAAATATAGTTAGCCGTACCGGCCATGTTGTGTCTTAGGTCTGACACCATCACACTGGACGACTGaagaaaatatatgaaaatgtgtttatttatgtcgGTCGACTGTCAGATTAATGACATAGTGGTTTTCTTGATTTCAGATGATTAAATACTATTCCAATTGACATTATAATAAATGTTGATATCAATTTCAGGCATTAATAGGCTTGAAAAGTATTGAACTGAGATGTGCTCTCCTAAAGGTAAATAttgtgaaaatgtatttttaaaacagGAGGGTTCTTTATAAAATTAAATTTTCTGTCTGTTGAAACTCTGTCGCGTTTGAACTGTCGACAGAGTAGTTTTTTACTCTTTTGGAGGTTTGGTTAAGGGATGAAATATTGCAGATAATATAGAGTAGATGGGGGTATTTTCAGTATGGTATTCAAGGTGTAAAGACTTGACCTTACTTGAGGCAAATATCTCGTTTTTTCTCAGGGACATGTTATCTTTGGTTAGAAAAGTCAATACCACACTGGCATAGACAGCTATGAAAATGTCTCTTCCTGTATATGAGGAGCTCTTCACTAAAGAGGCTCCATAAAGGTGGAGAACCCACTTCCAGGACCTCCTTGTAAAAAGTcaaatacacatataaatggGATACACAGGTCTCTGTCATTGTTCCTCCTCAGCTGTACTCACTGGCTTGTATGGCCTTTTCCATGTAGGTTGTTGAAAGCTCCTCATCGATGGGTTTACTCAACGGACCCACCATGGGTACAAGCTGGCTGCGGGAGCTTAGCTTGAGGGCCTCCTTTGCCCTCTCAGGGGACACCAGTGGCACCTTGGACGGCTCAAGAAAGCCAATATCCTCCTCTTGCCCTCCATCGCGTAGCCCCTGGTCATCTGctgaggagatgatggaggatgtctcagtggatgtctgggAGGACCACATTCCTGGACCCGGAGGCTGGTAAACCACCTCCCTGCGTGCCACCCCTGGTAGACCCCCGTCTCCATCCAACAAACTGGGGTAAAGATGCGCGTCTGGAGCACTGTCATAGCCACTCATCTCTGATGTCTCTCCGCCCTCAGGTGAGACTCGGCCTGCTGGTTTCCCCGGGGTCGGGTTGCTGGGGCTGCGGCGTTTCTGCCGACGCTGCCTCTCGTAGCCCGCCACATCCGCGTCGCTGTCAGTTTCGCCGTAGTAAGCCTCACTTCCAGGCGGAGATGTTAATCCACTGGTTGCGGAGGATTGGCTACGGTGGATTTCGCGGATGGGTGCGTGGTTGGGGGACATGGCACGCAGAGCGGCGCGGTATTCTTTGTCTATACGGGGAGATGGGGGGCGGGTCACAAGCACCACGGACTGGAAACCAGCAGGCACCCTGCAAACAAGTGGAGCTATTAAAATATTGAAGGAGCCATTGGATGTTTTTATGAGAATCAAATTAACAAAATCTGGATTCTTACAGTTAGTGGGATCTTAGGAGAAGCCGCAGAAATCATTTATTGTTTcgaatgttatatattatataaaaaaagtatatGCAGTATATGTGTTTGATGCAGTGCACATTGTAAAGAGTTAAAGACGTGTGTCCTCGTTCTTGACaaaggatgatgatgataatgatgagagTATAATACTTTCGctcctctgaccttctgacccgGATGTGTAATAACCCCGGGGAGCCGTCGATGAGGTCCATGGCCTGGGCATGGGATAGCGTCCCGCATGGCTGTTCGTTGATGAACACCAGTTCATCGGCCTCCCGAAGACCAGCCCTGCATGCCTTGCTGCGTTTACGCACCTGCAAAGGAAGGTACGATTACAAAACCTCACAAAAAAGTCAACATGTTACACAAATACAGTCAGAGATTTCTGATGGgttatgttcttttttttatgaagcCAATCTATTTTAAAGTATTTGGGGGCACGTCCAAGACAACTCTCAAGTCCTTTAGGAGACATACATGTATCTAATGTGTCTCAAGGGCACATGTCAAGGCAAATATGAAGACTTCGAGGACAAGTCCAAGAGATTCAGTCTTTCACGTCCGAATCAGAACAATGGAAAGGGAAATGAAAGGGCAGATGTTCATATGTCTCTTTACTGTTAATACACTATttatctgttgctctcctgaagttttgtgaaaggttttttttctattttttgggtattttccctgatccgatgtgaggtcaaaggtcagggatgttgtatgtgtacagattgtaaagccctctgagtcaaattcataatttgtgatattgggctatacaaaaaaactgaatttaaatgtaattgaatagatagatagacagacagacagacacacaaacagacagatggAGATAACTTAAGACCATGTCACGAGTCTCAGGGTCTGTTGCCAGATATTTAATGAGTTCCCTTGGATGTTGCTTGTGTAACGGCATGATTGCGATATAAAAGCCGGACAGAGCTGATGTCTTGTCTTGGTTTGTGCTTGTGACTGGCAGAGAGCGCCTTCTGTCCTGACAGCTTGATCTCGCCATGgacacatctattgcatctcGAGTGGAGCACTCATACACACTTTAACGGCGAAATGTCAGCCAGTAGCCATCTTCATTTGGTGCTTTGCTATTTGTGCACAAGGTCTGTCAGGAACATGGCGCTATGCCCACGCTAAATCCTAAATTGCCTCAGGTCTATCTATGCAAGTCGGGTCAACATGTTCCATAATAAATGGAAAACAGATGTTTGAAAAATGTCAAAGACAATGACTGCAGTGTTGATCGCATGCATTGCACTGAGGGCACTGCcatgaaataaattaatatttgacGTTAGATTTCAGAGATTAGGAAATGAGTTACTTTGTTTGAGCGAATACATTTTTTCTCCCAGTTATTCTGGTTGGCCTGTAATGAAATCCCACATCCGCATTTAGCTAAGCCTTTTTTAAAGTGGCCTGGGACTGCCTGCGGTCCAGGATGTCAGTTATTCATTCAGTCAGTCACCTTGTGGTTTCAAGTCATAACAGTTATTATAATCCTACGtgctctcgcacacacacacaccacatggaCTGATACAAAAATACACATAAAGTTATATAAATAAGCGCACAAACGCGCGCATTGCAGACCCACAGGCACAAACCCAGCAGCACTGACACACTGGCTCTTTCAGTGAAGCCCCAGGCGGCTCCAGCTGTTAGAGCCGGTATAGTATGAGACCTGACAAGAGCACAACTTCCTGCTCCCAGGGGTGAAGGACCATTCTGTTTTGGATGGTCAGACAGAGCCAGCTGTCGTCCGCCATAAAGGTGATTTGGTGTCCTGCAGCTTTGTGTACACTGTAAACCCGATTTTATTTCAGCTTAAACTTTTAAGTGGTCATTACTTATAATTCCATGTTTTGTCattactaaatatatttagttgtttgCACTAATCATGGTGCTGTATGTTGTCTGTAAGaatttttatgaatatggaGATTGCCTGGAAGGGAACATCTTGAGGTGCATGACTCATGGCGCTTTTCTTTTCGATTTATAAACAAACCAAAATTGGGATCTTTGCCATAAAGATTATTTGTCTTAACAAAGGGAATTTTTGCATGACAGCTTTCGCCATAAACAATGTGTGAGGTGACTGAGGTCTCTAAACGCCCTTTTATGAGAATTGTTGTAGAAATATAATTAGCTTtatttgaaaatgaaaagaaaggtAATGGTAGAGGGGTACATAATGGAAAATACAATGGTATATGATTGATAAGAGGGGTTTTAGATAAGGTGCACGATACAATGCACAATTATTTCCGTTGAACACTCGTCTTCGAAGCAATTGACCAGCTGAGAGGACGATAAATACAAACCCAATGTTATGTTGACAATTTGCTATTTTGTACCTAAAAAAAACGTATACGTTCATCCCTAAGCAACAACATATATACTAGTGCATGTATAAAAATAGTGTATGAGCTACATTTTGtagctgaaacacacaccttgGCTGACCCCGTGACCTGCTGCTTCTCAACCAAAAATAGCCACCTGAAAAAGTAGTTCTGCTCAGTCAACAATTATTGAAAGTGTGTATGGATATGTGCGTTTGGttcatgtgtgtacatgtatgtgtgtataatgtgtttGCAGGTGTACTGAAACCTGAACTGTCCTATCCGGAAAGAAGATCCCTCCATTTTAAGATTTCATAGAATAGAGAATCGACCCGTCTTTTTAAACAGGAAGGACGAGGTTGTGGAGCGAGGAGCAACAACTGCACATTGATGATTTGTATCATGTCACAGATGGTGATGAATAATGTAAAGGATCAAAATgaaggttttaaaaaaatgacctaccttttttttcctcttattTAGTTTTATCCATTTTCAGCTTTATCTCTCAGAGGTAAAAGCCTAATTAATCAGTTTATCCAGTATATATTCCCCTTTTGGTCTACATGTGAATCTTTAATTTCTCAAATATATCCGGACGACTTCACTGGTCACAAATGTGGGCCACCGATTCTTGTCCATGAAGAATTTGCTTTAGGGCAGTAAAATGAGCTGAGAGTTAAATATTTCACACGATATTTAATTTCCGTGAACATCTTTACACAAGGAGATATAAAGTAGTCCGTAATCCTCCCGAAGCGATGTCATTATATCAGTATTTCATATCAGATTTCAAGAACTGAACTAAATCCGGACATTCATTACATTCattgctctcctctgtgttaCAACAGTGTTTCAGGATACATCTCAGACTTTAAACATTAATTCTCTTCCTGAAATGATCACGTAGTGGAAACATGCTTGTTGAATTGGGCAAATCAGCTTATGGCTCCTCACAAAAAATGCGATGACCTAAATGTACCATGAAATCTCTGCTATTATGTGAACCTTTCACTGGACCAGCGCCAGTAAGTAGCACAAAGTGAAAGTTCTTCGTCGGAAACAAACCAGGTAACCAATATAAAGAAGTTCCCATTTTAAACCTTGAGATGCGTGCAGTGTCGGAGCAGCATTCAGAAGACATGTGACAAGGTTACTCTATATTCCCAGCTGAACTTTAAGTTTTAAGTTCAGCCAATCAATCACCGGTGTGCCTCTGCATGAAGAGCACCCTCAAACAAGCCGATGACTCATATTCAGGCCTCAAACCAAGCTGCATGGCAGCCGGTATTGCATTTTAACTTCAGTCACAGCTCCTTAAATCGCCACTTAAcatatctgatgtttcacttgTCTTTATGCCTGGCTGTTGTATCGAACACACTTTCCCTCTTTCCACTCAGAGAACCGTGAACTGACATCTGTTGTCCGGCCTGCTGAGTGACCGGCCTTACCTTCGCCACCTGCAGCGCTTTCTGATGTTCCGCGCCTCCCTGGAGACGAAAGCCCCACGGCGCTCCACCGGACAGCGTAATTATCACTTCCTCCACAACCATTGTTTctgctctctctatctgtcttcttcagcttctcttctttttcttgcttctttttttgctcctctttgttttttgttttatatttttcatcCGAGGGGCCCTCAGTGCGTTGGCCCCATGGTCAGCGGTCAGGGCCCCCTCAGAAGAGCTCTGACGTGCGCTTCGCCTGCCAGACTCTCTCTGAAGCCAGCTCCAAGGCCAATgctcacacctgaacacacacacatgcacacacacacacacacacgtctatgCGCCCACCCACACCCGGAGGGGGCCGACCATCATCGCCaagtaaaaagagagagaaaatatgatGGGAAGGGTTGGTGGGGGGGACGGGACGACACGACGACTGTGTCTGCTTACACTGAGGAATGCCTGCCCTAAACGAGAGAGGGAAGGGTCCAACGCAACACTTGTCCTGTCACTCAGACCTATGCCACTAGGTTGCTGATAGCCCCTCCAAAAATaggacaccaccaccacctctgctGCTTCGCCTGCTCATCTGCAGACCGGGGGAATGTTAACATTCAGAAGGTCCGAATGGAAATGTTTcatatctggctttacagcatGGAGGTCATTGTTCATCGCCAGACTCTCAAATCTCAGGGCTCACACATAGCATGATAGAACAGTCACGATAAATCACACTTTAATATCTTTTGATTTTACACCAAAGGGTGCCGGTGAAAATAAATGACGATAAATGGATCCCCTTCGGTGCTGGCTTGTGTTTAATTGCTGAGGCGGCCGTGTGTCCAGCCTGCTCCGGTGGATCTGAAGACATTCAAGGCTGTCATCGTAGAGCTTTTAAGATAACTACTTACGCACACTCTGGATGAACAGCCTGCATAGTGACATTGAAATATGTCATATTCCGCAGTGTTGACTGAATGACAAATACTTTGTAACACGGACGGGACACATGCTTGCTGGCATCAACCCGATACAGAATGTCGGACGCGGTCAGAAGTGGCACGAGAAGAGCAAATCCCGCTAACTATTCTTCTGTGAACTGGTTTCGTTGGTGTAGACTTGGTTGATATCGAATGAGACACGATGATGTCTCTCGTTAAAGGCAGATTTGGATTTATTTtactacacatttacatttcgcCTAAGCTGAACCTTGGCACAGTGGTGCTTTGTgatgaatgctaacattagcatgcTAGCAGGATCTCAATGACAATGCTAACAAGACACTGACTGATGTTAATGGTTCATTCCTACACTACCGTAGTTCGGGTTCACCCAggcaattttgtgttttccatgaaaactcacacttttatttatcaaattaattgcaaaatgaatggaaaatatagtcaagatattgacaaggttagaaataatgattaatatttgaagtattcattttgttcttcaaacttcaagctcaaaggaaggccagttgtatagcttatatcaccagcataactgttttcagctgtgctcacatgaaaagggttttcaagggttttctaaccctccgttagtcttatAAGGCGATAgcacaatgtaccattaaaacactggagatgggcctatGTACACCTATGTagacatttcattaaaaaccagaagtttccacctagaatagtcatttaccacattaacaatgtctagagtgtatttctgattaatttaatgttatctacattataaaaaacagtgctttactttgaaaaataa is a genomic window containing:
- the synpo2la gene encoding synaptopodin 2-like protein gives rise to the protein MVVEEVIITLSGGAPWGFRLQGGAEHQKALQVAKVRKRSKACRAGLREADELVFINEQPCGTLSHAQAMDLIDGSPGLLHIRVRRVPAGFQSVVLVTRPPSPRIDKEYRAALRAMSPNHAPIREIHRSQSSATSGLTSPPGSEAYYGETDSDADVAGYERQRRQKRRSPSNPTPGKPAGRVSPEGGETSEMSGYDSAPDAHLYPSLLDGDGGLPGVARREVVYQPPGPGMWSSQTSTETSSIISSADDQGLRDGGQEEDIGFLEPSKVPLVSPERAKEALKLSSRSQLVPMVGPLSKPIDEELSTTYMEKAIQAKLNRGDTVQDKNVKEAKSKCRTIASLLTDAPNPHSKGVLMFKKRRQRSKKYTLTSFGSVDEGRCQDSQEEDGVFPGSESEFDEDGFSSVPDATWDSDYLERLEKRATAGNEGRGDGAEDAPSPGLSNTTGKGAQLFEQQRKRAAEHAKKVEGAQPQAQVQAQMYQLHPEWQPNPQPQQMIPPQQELSQAPVTAYGMSNGDLSYSAVSSSMMMSTPPVAPKPATSSVTVLTRPAPPAETPRPEPPASNVLNRTARPFTPGFISVRAATAPVMFKPSVTKMSQRPASAAVVPAHFFTASELAMNAPSVTSQLTPSPASVSAIPFFVPQGPFAQTPEDTFYSPAVSTSVEKMQSFPQMTAAYQPPFVAAPPVSVAPPAQPAFAVSQMYGSPEQFAPAPPFQVPFAQSHPPQFFMAPVATVSVVSQPEAVAPTPVPGPTGRTGILNDARRRGGKPKPMFTVPEVKKNSPNPDLLCMVQNLDDRSTRHKYGQQPCEDIYNDEEEERSFEAGMGRAPPPVAPKPRVIHETPQFLQAGGKGAQLFARRQSRMGMYVVDTPLETPYQQEVALHGGAPVFDSAPNPSLPYQWKYSPNVRAPPPIGYNPLLVPSIPTGPQRNTGKPDSRGRGVSQKEGIQVLDFMRRQPYQLNSAMFNYGGSVANLSAVPSHQAQRQHGDYRMVGSSLSSPKQIPIKTTRVLEVKRFSTPTPMSAPTLATKVIAPRSATTLGERLYDSGTVSPPFTQFAPTPAPFLKPVPISALKPAVPPAQPAWLPGLPQFSATPIPHPVPYAVPTPYTPVSYTSGLQGAKQFQSAPDLSFLAFLPPIRPNPVQAPKPRFVATKVGVQPHVWRPGAM